From the genome of Candidatus Thermoplasmatota archaeon, one region includes:
- a CDS encoding HAD hydrolase family protein, with product VNSCMLLPRGVDKGTGLLLALAGLGVGPLACAAIGDGENDVAMFRVAGLGAAPAHGTREAREAADLELRSSWGAAVAELVAILVDENRRNDRLTLD from the coding sequence CGTGAACTCCTGCATGCTGCTGCCGCGCGGCGTCGACAAGGGCACGGGGCTTCTCCTCGCCCTGGCCGGGCTTGGGGTCGGTCCCCTCGCGTGCGCGGCCATCGGCGACGGCGAGAACGACGTGGCCATGTTCCGCGTGGCGGGCCTTGGCGCCGCGCCGGCCCACGGCACGCGCGAGGCTCGCGAGGCGGCCGACCTGGAGCTTCGCTCCTCCTGGGGCGCAGCCGTGGCGGAGCTCGTCGCGATCCTCGTGGACGAGAACCGGCGGAACGACCGACTCACGCTTGACTAG
- a CDS encoding glycosyltransferase family 4 protein, whose protein sequence is MDLRVCLASQTPPVRFRAAAPELVERYPDLTEPFSIHDLVEGEDFEWTSGGVPVMLRQLLATAQGRKLWRASGWVALNPTAPREFLLDGTPIRSVTLETPTLAAYAACKEKMWAEIHRMPRAPITPTEFAGFTAYNWRTSREILEMLPDCDVAFVHDFQLLQTGGMIGLSGPAVLRWHIPFEPHRWSRYFRNFVVRAVEGFDAVIVSCRRDLEGLVQSGYRGIARQVYPYLDPETAKPASPAARDELAFRLRIPDDAPVALCVSRMDPIKGQDRLIRAFAAAHRKMPEARLVLVGNGSFTSSKRAGLGVDKGSRWRAKLEQDARELGVADAVRFTGYLPPELLDAAWERADVVVQPSAIEGFALTAVEGWLRDRPAIVSRGAGVSELVIQGVNGYVYDPDDVEGLATHLLHVFANPDEAARLGRRGREEAKRCDLVEGAKAESRVLEEAVASFRRG, encoded by the coding sequence ATGGACCTCCGCGTCTGCCTCGCGTCCCAAACGCCGCCCGTCCGGTTCCGCGCGGCGGCGCCCGAGCTCGTCGAACGCTACCCCGACCTCACCGAGCCCTTCTCGATCCACGATCTCGTCGAGGGCGAGGACTTCGAGTGGACAAGCGGGGGCGTTCCGGTGATGCTGCGCCAGCTCCTCGCGACCGCGCAGGGGCGCAAGCTCTGGCGCGCCTCGGGGTGGGTGGCGCTCAATCCCACGGCGCCCCGCGAGTTCCTCCTCGACGGAACCCCCATCCGCTCCGTGACCCTGGAGACTCCGACGCTTGCCGCCTACGCCGCGTGCAAGGAGAAGATGTGGGCGGAGATCCACCGCATGCCGCGCGCGCCCATCACGCCCACCGAGTTCGCCGGCTTTACCGCCTACAACTGGCGCACGTCCCGCGAGATCCTGGAGATGCTGCCCGACTGCGACGTGGCCTTCGTCCACGACTTCCAGCTCCTGCAGACGGGCGGCATGATCGGCCTCTCGGGACCGGCCGTCCTCCGCTGGCACATCCCGTTCGAGCCCCACCGGTGGAGCCGCTACTTCCGCAACTTCGTCGTCCGCGCGGTGGAAGGCTTCGACGCGGTGATCGTGAGCTGCCGGCGCGACCTCGAGGGGCTCGTCCAGAGCGGCTACCGCGGCATCGCGCGCCAAGTGTACCCCTACCTCGACCCCGAGACGGCCAAGCCCGCAAGCCCGGCGGCTCGCGACGAGCTCGCCTTCCGCCTTCGCATCCCCGACGACGCGCCCGTGGCCCTGTGCGTCTCGCGCATGGACCCCATCAAGGGCCAAGACCGGCTCATCCGCGCCTTCGCCGCCGCGCACCGAAAGATGCCGGAGGCCCGCCTTGTGCTCGTGGGCAACGGCAGCTTCACGTCGAGCAAACGCGCGGGGCTGGGCGTGGACAAAGGCTCGCGCTGGCGCGCCAAGCTTGAGCAGGACGCCCGCGAGCTTGGCGTGGCCGACGCCGTCCGCTTCACGGGATACCTTCCACCCGAGCTCCTCGACGCGGCGTGGGAGCGCGCCGACGTCGTCGTGCAGCCAAGCGCCATCGAGGGCTTTGCGCTCACAGCCGTCGAGGGGTGGCTGCGCGACCGACCCGCCATCGTCTCCCGCGGCGCCGGCGTGTCCGAGCTTGTGATCCAGGGCGTGAACGGGTACGTCTACGACCCGGACGACGTGGAGGGCCTCGCGACGCACCTGCTGCACGTCTTTGCAAACCCTGACGAGGCCGCGAGGCTTGGCCGCCGCGGCCGCGAGGAAGCCAAGCGTTGCGACCTCGTCGAGGGCGCCAAGGCCGAATCGCGCGTGCTCGAGGAGGCCGTGGCGAGCTTCCGCAGGGGCTGA